The Aedes aegypti strain LVP_AGWG chromosome 3, AaegL5.0 Primary Assembly, whole genome shotgun sequence genome contains a region encoding:
- the LOC5575805 gene encoding ubiquitin-like protein 7, with product MPFVYLGVHLPFRSYQKIKVDNFDLDSKTGQLREEASKAISDFSSDEFDLIYCGDLLQDDDVLKDKGVENGSMIHLIQKKSESPIPQEIHSFTEADVQETLGLWRTVDSSNFQKVRHPEFMKNALDANPAIRKDLWALSILKDPILLSSMQQPETIRRVAEKHYILIEASRSIVQLLNSKMISKSTTFSPTIESALDDALSDSSSSDDNTSPTTSAGTRSARRITADQLASALAIAGSSSYNSLSNISQRDADNRESTTDQANQPSTSSSAPASNRITSSMFMSALSDVIQSHRRQSSANANEPEPMDTSSPSTGGTSNIVDHDVGAQTQSQHSTLEASLSKYRAELDQMREMGLTDTETNLQALIVCNGNVEAAVNLVFSGMAN from the exons ATGCCGTTCGTCTACCTTGGTGTCCATCTGCCGTTCCGATCCTACCAGAAGATCAAGGTGGACAACTTTGATTTGGACAGCAAAACGGGTCAACTGCGCGAAGAGGCCAGCAAAGCAATTAGCGATTTCAGCAGCGATGAGTTTG ATTTGATTTACTGCGGAGATCTGCTGCAGGACGACGATGTTTTGAAAGACAAAGGCGTGGAGAATGGTTCTATGATTCATCTCATTCAGAAAAAGTCCGAATCTCCAATACCTCAGGAAATTCACAGCTTCACCGAAGCGGATGTTCAGGAAACGTTGGGACTGTGGCGAACGGTAGACTCATCTAACTTTCAAAAAGTTCGTCAcccagaattcatgaagaatgcACTCGATGCCAACCCTGCGATTCGGAAGGATCTGTGGGCTTTGTCCATTCTGAAGGATCCCATTCTTTTGTCGTCAATGCAACAACCAGAGACCATCCGGCGTGTAGCCGAGAAGCACTATATCTTAATCGAAGCGTCGCGCTCCATTGTACAGCTACTCAATTCGAAAATGATTTCGAAATCCACGACCTTTTCTCCAACCATTGAAAGCGCCCTAGACGATGCCCTGTCGGATTCTTCATCCAGTGATGATAATACATCGCCAACGACTTCGGCCGGGACTCGTTCCGCCCGGCGTATCACTGCTGACCAGTTGGCTTCCGCGCTGGCCATCGCTGGGTCGTCATCGTACAACTCTCTTTCGAATATTTCCCAGAGGGACGCTGACAATCGTGAGAGTACCACTGACCAAGCGAATCAACCTTCCACTTCTAGCAGTGCTCCGGCATCGAATCGCATCACATCGTCTATGTTCATGAGTGCCCTGTCGGACGTTATTCAATCCCATAGACGCCAATCCAGCGCCAATGCAAACGAGCCGGAACCCATGGACACATCATCTCCGTCAACCGGTGGCACTTCGAACATTGTGGACCATGATGTTGGTGCACAGACCCAATCGCAGCATTCAACGCTAGAAGCCAGCCTCAGTAAGTACCGGGCTGAGTTGGATCAGATGAGAGAAATGGGCTTGACGGATACGGAAACGAACCTACAGGCGTTGATTGTGTGCAATGGTAATGTAGAAGCCGCCGTAAATCTGGTATTTAGCGGAATGGcgaattaa